Proteins encoded in a region of the Buteo buteo chromosome 11, bButBut1.hap1.1, whole genome shotgun sequence genome:
- the ACD gene encoding adrenocortical dysplasia protein homolog isoform X2 produces the protein MAAAAAAAAAAAACPGGAGAGEQRGRREQPGAAAGPRQVLGPGFVFENRNMSSKVYILQPWIVNLLVNYEQLDASENLLAGQVLRVLSDSTAPGQPGVLQDAVLQVSDGSYYIRVVITPEALQAEENTHMQLRLSSLICRIIVLQKYTVCFREEARLEDCEFYLMAQRFIVLPMERQRLESSDGNQEPSVLQKIKELWLRSLTLKNAPSSEPSISQLIDAIGQNQLEVLKENAEECLDLQMPKDMPATVKDEVPVTQWEAERKKEGEDVFVVLANTLVIPPEEEEVVACDASKADTSEATPGKSSDGRTVPSDPSVISQASSGESTALSGSSEGSLDNPWNGLPPISLTLNSSDEKSFQHDVSLKTQQDVAADSNTPDLLEPCSQDSPESLPHGEPVQTSSPSLFHSCGNTSPVEAGTTWAASAVEAACDAPCASQGPQVSGGSEAPLPSLSPAFPVLPSSCSQSLPEGIPHREQADSSGTASPPDTMKHDPAHARTQEGDAVGAKRKLLAGDGQALPAVCGQQHSQGASWGRGKDTGRRLELTSTLGAKKSRKEETGLQCGKEFSEEEEEEQVSPTSGPSSRPEQRRALQPYVKEKPAQYRYEAPSPELCERIRSVRISKAMLKWACWILTDREVDS, from the exons atggcggcggcggcggcggcggcggcggcggcggccgcttgtcccggcggggcgggcgcgggggagcagcgcggccggcgggagcagccgggggcggcggcggggccgcggcagGTGCTGGGGCCCGG GTTTGTGTTTGAGAATAGGAATATGTCTTCTAAAGTCTACATCCTGCAGCCTTGGATTGTCAACCTCTTGGTGAATTACGAGCAGCTGGATGCCAGTGAGAATCTCCTGGCCGGGCAGGTCCTGCGG GTTTTGAGTGACTCAACTGCTCCAGGCCAACCTGGGGTCCTCCAAGATGCTGTCCTACAGGTCTCAGATGGGTCCTACTACATCCGTGTGGTCATTACGCCCGaagctctgcaggcagaggaaaa CACCCACATGCAGCTCAGGCTTTCCAGCCTTATTTGCAGAATTATCGTCTTGCAGAAGTACACGGTGTGTTTCCGGGAGGAGGCCAGACTG GAGGATTGCGAGTTTTACCTCATGGCCCAGCGGTTCATCGTGCTGCCCATGGAGAGGCAGAGGTTGGAGTCATCTGACGG GAACCAGGAGccctctgtgctgcagaagaTAAAGGAGCTCTGGCT GAGGAGTCTCACTCTGAAGAATGCTCCCAGCTCAG AGCCATCCATCTCTCAGCTGATCGATGCCATAGGACAGAACCAGCTGGaggttttgaaggaaaatgctgaGGAATGCTTGGATTTGCAGATGCCCAAGGACATGCCAGCGACAGTGAAGGATGAGGTTCCTGTCACCCAGTGGGAGGCAGAGCGTAAGAAAGAG GGCGAGGACGTCTTCGTGGTCCTGGCCAACACCCTGGTGATCcctcctgaggaggaggaggtagttGCTTGTGATGCTTCCAAGGCAG ACACAAGCGAAGCAACTCCTGGGAAGAGCAGTGATGGCAGGACAGTGCCAAGTGACCCGAGTGTCATATCCCAAGCAAGCT CTGGTGAGTCAACAGCCTTGTCGGGGAGCTCGGAGGGATCCCTGGACAACCCTTGGAACGGACTCCCCCCAATATCTTTGACCCTGAACTCTTCAGATG AGAAGAGCTTTCAACATGACGTTTCGCTGAAGACCCAGCAAGACGTGGCTGCTGACAGCAACACCCCTGACTTGCTGGAACCGTGTAGCCAGGACTCTCCCGAGAGCTTGCCGCACGGAGAGCCAGTGCaaacctcctctccctccttgttCCACTCCTGCGGCAATACCAGTCCAGTGGAGGCCGGCACCACCTGGGCAGCGTCAGCTGTGGAGGCAGCCTGCGATGCCCCCTGCGCCTCTCAAGGCCCACAGGTATCGGGGGGCTCTGAGGCCCCCCTGCCAtctctttctccagcttttcctGTCTTGCCCAGCAGCTGCTCACAATCCCTGCCTGAAGGGATACCTCACAGGGAGCAGGCAGACTCCAGTGGCACAGCCTCCCCTCCAGATACGATGAAGCATGATCCGGCTCATGCCAGGACCCAGGAAGGAGATGCTGTGGGTGCCAAGAGgaagctgctggcaggagaTGGCCAGGCACTGCCAGCCGtctgtgggcagcagcattCCCAAGGTGCCtcatggggcagggggaaagaCACAGGCAGGAGGCTGGAGCTCACGAGCACACTGGGTGcgaagaagagcagaaaggaagagacgGGGCTGCAGTGTGGAAAGGAGTtctcagaggaggaggaggaagagcaagtATCCCCAACGAGCGGCCCCAGCTCCAGGCCGGAGCAGCGCAGAGCTCTGCAGCCG TATGTGAAGGAGAAGCCAGCCCAGTACAGATATGAGGCACCAAGCCCCGAGCTTTGCGAGCGGATAAGATCTGTCAG GATCTCGAAGGCGATGCTGAAGTGGGCATGCTGGATACTCACCGACAGGGAGGTGGACTCCTGA
- the ACD gene encoding adrenocortical dysplasia protein homolog isoform X3, producing the protein MLFQHTLVWLVWLLGEPRYVSGWSSSILHLSKTFLLCSFSSTHMQLRLSSLICRIIVLQKYTVCFREEARLEDCEFYLMAQRFIVLPMERQRLESSDGNQEPSVLQKIKELWLRSLTLKNAPSSEPSISQLIDAIGQNQLEVLKENAEECLDLQMPKDMPATVKDEVPVTQWEAERKKEQGEDVFVVLANTLVIPPEEEEVVACDASKADTSEATPGKSSDGRTVPSDPSVISQASSGESTALSGSSEGSLDNPWNGLPPISLTLNSSDEKSFQHDVSLKTQQDVAADSNTPDLLEPCSQDSPESLPHGEPVQTSSPSLFHSCGNTSPVEAGTTWAASAVEAACDAPCASQGPQVSGGSEAPLPSLSPAFPVLPSSCSQSLPEGIPHREQADSSGTASPPDTMKHDPAHARTQEGDAVGAKRKLLAGDGQALPAVCGQQHSQGASWGRGKDTGRRLELTSTLGAKKSRKEETGLQCGKEFSEEEEEEQVSPTSGPSSRPEQRRALQPYVKEKPAQYRYEAPSPELCERIRSVRISKAMLKWACWILTDREVDS; encoded by the exons ATGCTGTTCCAGCATACCCTGGTGTGGTTGGTGTGGCTGTTGGGGGAGCCCCGGTATGTGTCTGGGTGGTCCAGCTCCATTCTTCATCTCTCCAAGACgttcctgctctgctctttttctAGCACCCACATGCAGCTCAGGCTTTCCAGCCTTATTTGCAGAATTATCGTCTTGCAGAAGTACACGGTGTGTTTCCGGGAGGAGGCCAGACTG GAGGATTGCGAGTTTTACCTCATGGCCCAGCGGTTCATCGTGCTGCCCATGGAGAGGCAGAGGTTGGAGTCATCTGACGG GAACCAGGAGccctctgtgctgcagaagaTAAAGGAGCTCTGGCT GAGGAGTCTCACTCTGAAGAATGCTCCCAGCTCAG AGCCATCCATCTCTCAGCTGATCGATGCCATAGGACAGAACCAGCTGGaggttttgaaggaaaatgctgaGGAATGCTTGGATTTGCAGATGCCCAAGGACATGCCAGCGACAGTGAAGGATGAGGTTCCTGTCACCCAGTGGGAGGCAGAGCGTAAGAAAGAG CAGGGCGAGGACGTCTTCGTGGTCCTGGCCAACACCCTGGTGATCcctcctgaggaggaggaggtagttGCTTGTGATGCTTCCAAGGCAG ACACAAGCGAAGCAACTCCTGGGAAGAGCAGTGATGGCAGGACAGTGCCAAGTGACCCGAGTGTCATATCCCAAGCAAGCT CTGGTGAGTCAACAGCCTTGTCGGGGAGCTCGGAGGGATCCCTGGACAACCCTTGGAACGGACTCCCCCCAATATCTTTGACCCTGAACTCTTCAGATG AGAAGAGCTTTCAACATGACGTTTCGCTGAAGACCCAGCAAGACGTGGCTGCTGACAGCAACACCCCTGACTTGCTGGAACCGTGTAGCCAGGACTCTCCCGAGAGCTTGCCGCACGGAGAGCCAGTGCaaacctcctctccctccttgttCCACTCCTGCGGCAATACCAGTCCAGTGGAGGCCGGCACCACCTGGGCAGCGTCAGCTGTGGAGGCAGCCTGCGATGCCCCCTGCGCCTCTCAAGGCCCACAGGTATCGGGGGGCTCTGAGGCCCCCCTGCCAtctctttctccagcttttcctGTCTTGCCCAGCAGCTGCTCACAATCCCTGCCTGAAGGGATACCTCACAGGGAGCAGGCAGACTCCAGTGGCACAGCCTCCCCTCCAGATACGATGAAGCATGATCCGGCTCATGCCAGGACCCAGGAAGGAGATGCTGTGGGTGCCAAGAGgaagctgctggcaggagaTGGCCAGGCACTGCCAGCCGtctgtgggcagcagcattCCCAAGGTGCCtcatggggcagggggaaagaCACAGGCAGGAGGCTGGAGCTCACGAGCACACTGGGTGcgaagaagagcagaaaggaagagacgGGGCTGCAGTGTGGAAAGGAGTtctcagaggaggaggaggaagagcaagtATCCCCAACGAGCGGCCCCAGCTCCAGGCCGGAGCAGCGCAGAGCTCTGCAGCCG TATGTGAAGGAGAAGCCAGCCCAGTACAGATATGAGGCACCAAGCCCCGAGCTTTGCGAGCGGATAAGATCTGTCAG GATCTCGAAGGCGATGCTGAAGTGGGCATGCTGGATACTCACCGACAGGGAGGTGGACTCCTGA
- the ACD gene encoding adrenocortical dysplasia protein homolog isoform X1, with protein sequence MAAAAAAAAAAAACPGGAGAGEQRGRREQPGAAAGPRQVLGPGFVFENRNMSSKVYILQPWIVNLLVNYEQLDASENLLAGQVLRVLSDSTAPGQPGVLQDAVLQVSDGSYYIRVVITPEALQAEENTHMQLRLSSLICRIIVLQKYTVCFREEARLEDCEFYLMAQRFIVLPMERQRLESSDGNQEPSVLQKIKELWLRSLTLKNAPSSEPSISQLIDAIGQNQLEVLKENAEECLDLQMPKDMPATVKDEVPVTQWEAERKKEQGEDVFVVLANTLVIPPEEEEVVACDASKADTSEATPGKSSDGRTVPSDPSVISQASSGESTALSGSSEGSLDNPWNGLPPISLTLNSSDEKSFQHDVSLKTQQDVAADSNTPDLLEPCSQDSPESLPHGEPVQTSSPSLFHSCGNTSPVEAGTTWAASAVEAACDAPCASQGPQVSGGSEAPLPSLSPAFPVLPSSCSQSLPEGIPHREQADSSGTASPPDTMKHDPAHARTQEGDAVGAKRKLLAGDGQALPAVCGQQHSQGASWGRGKDTGRRLELTSTLGAKKSRKEETGLQCGKEFSEEEEEEQVSPTSGPSSRPEQRRALQPYVKEKPAQYRYEAPSPELCERIRSVRISKAMLKWACWILTDREVDS encoded by the exons atggcggcggcggcggcggcggcggcggcggcggccgcttgtcccggcggggcgggcgcgggggagcagcgcggccggcgggagcagccgggggcggcggcggggccgcggcagGTGCTGGGGCCCGG GTTTGTGTTTGAGAATAGGAATATGTCTTCTAAAGTCTACATCCTGCAGCCTTGGATTGTCAACCTCTTGGTGAATTACGAGCAGCTGGATGCCAGTGAGAATCTCCTGGCCGGGCAGGTCCTGCGG GTTTTGAGTGACTCAACTGCTCCAGGCCAACCTGGGGTCCTCCAAGATGCTGTCCTACAGGTCTCAGATGGGTCCTACTACATCCGTGTGGTCATTACGCCCGaagctctgcaggcagaggaaaa CACCCACATGCAGCTCAGGCTTTCCAGCCTTATTTGCAGAATTATCGTCTTGCAGAAGTACACGGTGTGTTTCCGGGAGGAGGCCAGACTG GAGGATTGCGAGTTTTACCTCATGGCCCAGCGGTTCATCGTGCTGCCCATGGAGAGGCAGAGGTTGGAGTCATCTGACGG GAACCAGGAGccctctgtgctgcagaagaTAAAGGAGCTCTGGCT GAGGAGTCTCACTCTGAAGAATGCTCCCAGCTCAG AGCCATCCATCTCTCAGCTGATCGATGCCATAGGACAGAACCAGCTGGaggttttgaaggaaaatgctgaGGAATGCTTGGATTTGCAGATGCCCAAGGACATGCCAGCGACAGTGAAGGATGAGGTTCCTGTCACCCAGTGGGAGGCAGAGCGTAAGAAAGAG CAGGGCGAGGACGTCTTCGTGGTCCTGGCCAACACCCTGGTGATCcctcctgaggaggaggaggtagttGCTTGTGATGCTTCCAAGGCAG ACACAAGCGAAGCAACTCCTGGGAAGAGCAGTGATGGCAGGACAGTGCCAAGTGACCCGAGTGTCATATCCCAAGCAAGCT CTGGTGAGTCAACAGCCTTGTCGGGGAGCTCGGAGGGATCCCTGGACAACCCTTGGAACGGACTCCCCCCAATATCTTTGACCCTGAACTCTTCAGATG AGAAGAGCTTTCAACATGACGTTTCGCTGAAGACCCAGCAAGACGTGGCTGCTGACAGCAACACCCCTGACTTGCTGGAACCGTGTAGCCAGGACTCTCCCGAGAGCTTGCCGCACGGAGAGCCAGTGCaaacctcctctccctccttgttCCACTCCTGCGGCAATACCAGTCCAGTGGAGGCCGGCACCACCTGGGCAGCGTCAGCTGTGGAGGCAGCCTGCGATGCCCCCTGCGCCTCTCAAGGCCCACAGGTATCGGGGGGCTCTGAGGCCCCCCTGCCAtctctttctccagcttttcctGTCTTGCCCAGCAGCTGCTCACAATCCCTGCCTGAAGGGATACCTCACAGGGAGCAGGCAGACTCCAGTGGCACAGCCTCCCCTCCAGATACGATGAAGCATGATCCGGCTCATGCCAGGACCCAGGAAGGAGATGCTGTGGGTGCCAAGAGgaagctgctggcaggagaTGGCCAGGCACTGCCAGCCGtctgtgggcagcagcattCCCAAGGTGCCtcatggggcagggggaaagaCACAGGCAGGAGGCTGGAGCTCACGAGCACACTGGGTGcgaagaagagcagaaaggaagagacgGGGCTGCAGTGTGGAAAGGAGTtctcagaggaggaggaggaagagcaagtATCCCCAACGAGCGGCCCCAGCTCCAGGCCGGAGCAGCGCAGAGCTCTGCAGCCG TATGTGAAGGAGAAGCCAGCCCAGTACAGATATGAGGCACCAAGCCCCGAGCTTTGCGAGCGGATAAGATCTGTCAG GATCTCGAAGGCGATGCTGAAGTGGGCATGCTGGATACTCACCGACAGGGAGGTGGACTCCTGA